Proteins from a genomic interval of Rosa chinensis cultivar Old Blush chromosome 2, RchiOBHm-V2, whole genome shotgun sequence:
- the LOC121051281 gene encoding uncharacterized protein LOC121051281, translated as MHARRASLLVTLAQEIVGFELLKELYEEDTDFKEIWTKCSSNNAVADFYVNEGYLFKGNHLSIPSSSLREKLIRDLHGGGLSGHLGRDKTIASLEERYFWPQLKKDAGTIVRKCYTCQVSKGQSQNTGLYLPLPVPDDIWQDLAMDFVLGLPRTQRGVDSVFVVVDRFSKMAHFIACKKTADASNIAKLFFREVVEFAYNSAVHSATGKSPFSLVYTAVPRHVVDLVKLPKVPGVSVAAESMAKDVQFVRESVKAKLEQTNAKYKAAADKH; from the exons ATGCATGCaag gagggctTCCTTGCTGGTCACCTTAGCTCAGGAGATTGTGGGATTTGAGctcttgaaggagttgtatgaggAAGATACTGATTTTAAGGAGATCTGGACCAAGTGCAGCAGCAATAATGCAGTTGCAGATTTTTATGTGAATGAAGGATATTTATTCAAAGGCAATCATCTATCTATCCCTAGTTCTTCATTGCGAGAAAAACTGATTAGAGATCTGCATGGAGGGGGTTTGAGTGGGCACTTAGGCCGAgacaaaactattgctagccttgaggagaggtatttctggccacagTTGAAAAAGGATGCAGGAACTATCGTGAGGaagtgctacacctgccagGTTTCTAAGGGTCAGTCCCAAAACACAGGACTTTATCTTCCTTTACCTGTTCCTGATGATATTTGGCAGGATCTTGCTATGGATTTTGTGCTGGGATTACCCCGTACCCAAAGAGGTGTGGATTCtgtgtttgtggtagttgacaggttctctAAGATGGCGCACTTTATAGCTTGTAAGAAAACTGCTGATGCGTCCAATATAGCCAAACTATTTTTCAGGGAGGTG gtggagtttgcttataacagtgcGGTGCATAGTGCAACAGGGAAGTCCCCATTCTCCTTAGTTTATACTGCTGTTCCTCGACATGTGGTGGATTTGGTAAAGCTTCCTAAAGTTCCTGGTGTTAGTGTTGCTGCTGAAAGCATGGCCAAGGATGTGCAGTTTGTTAGAGAATCAGTTAAGGCCAAGTTGGAACAAACTAATGCAAAGTATAAAGCTGCAGCTGACAAGCATTGA